The following is a genomic window from Ethanoligenens harbinense YUAN-3.
CAATTTCTCGACCGCCTCCCGGTAGGCCGTTGTCACGGCCCCGGTCAGCTCCGCGCGGAATTCTTTGGTGATGGGCCGCGCCGTATCCCGGTATCCGGTCTTGCTATTCCTGTCCGGCTTGCTCGGCATTCCCACGAACAAGCCCTTGTCGCCCTGCAAAATCTTGAAATCGTCGATCACAAAACTGTCGTTGATTTTCAGACTGGCGAACCCCACAAGATTGCCCTTCGGTTCGATGGGCCGGACGGAAACGTCCAGCTTCATCGGCAGAACGGGCGCGCCCTCCTGTTCCGTGGCCTGCCCGGTTGTCCTTTTTTCGTCACTCATAATTAAAAATTTCTCCTTTCCACTTCGGGCCAAGTTGGCCCGAAGTCAACGCGCCCCGAAAATACTTTTCGATAGGCTCCCCGTCTTAAAGAGGGTGAAGCACAGAAGAACCGTGTACCCTACGGCCGACCAGATCGCGCCGATGGGGTCGCCGCTTGTGGCGATGCTCTGTATCAAAACCGCGTAGATGCCGACACAGACCAGCATCAGGAATCCCTGAAACGCCACGGCCAGCAGAGAGCGAAAATAGTTGTGGCCCATGCTGCCAAGCTCCCGGTTTACCGTTGTGGCAAATGGAATAGGGGCCAAACTCGTCATCATGTAAATTTCAATCATCCGCC
Proteins encoded in this region:
- a CDS encoding SpoVG family protein, which produces MSDEKRTTGQATEQEGAPVLPMKLDVSVRPIEPKGNLVGFASLKINDSFVIDDFKILQGDKGLFVGMPSKPDRNSKTGYRDTARPITKEFRAELTGAVTTAYREAVEKLQARAAAIPNAEKQSIQKQLANGEKQAAKDNAVRPAPEKGGKIKNAER